ATAacgcaaaaatttaaaataataaaacaaattgcggcttgtaagggctcaagaggtcaaatcgggagatcggtttataaaggagctatatcagtttatagacagatttgcgcagttgttggaaatcgtaatagaacactacatgcaaaatttcagccaaatcgtataaatagtgcagcttgtaagggttcacggagtcaaatcgggagatcggtttatatgggagctatattaagttatagaccgatttgaatcgtatttgacacaattgttgaaagtcaaaacagaacactacatgctaaatttcagcaaaattgcacaaaaattgcagcttcccggggctcaagaagtcaaatcgagatatttatgtgggagctttatctaaatctggcctacattaataattatttatatattcaatacttcattttcaatttaaaaccaaagttaaaaatattcactaaaaattttaaattaaattttcaataaaaaattttaggttattttgtagtttttactttttttatatttaggtttttttctaatttttattttgaaatttttaaaataataaaaaaaaaacaattgagaTGTTTCCCATTTTTCAACTACCTTTTTTTTATCCACTACAAAATCCAACAATGTTTCTACCATTTTATGTTTCACTTCTCCACTACCATATGGCAACTCTAAGTGCAATGTGAATTTCCACAGTCACAGGACCTACACTTTATTGGGACTGAAAACAAACAGAACAGTTTTCTCATACATGAAAGGCGGCCTCATCCATAGTATGCAACAAACGACGATGTACAACGGATACGGATGATGATTTTCTATACTCCCATAACTACAACTGGGAACCAAGAGCCCAAGTGAGTGAGTTCGCACCAAACAGCAAGTAGTAGTAAGGCAAACCTCAAAAGATAACAACAAACATGGGTGGTGCGCTAGTGTGTTAAGTTGTACGTACCAGTGGCAGCAGTAGTGCTGTAAACTCTTCTGTGAGTACCATAGCACTCTCATCACTCATCACAACACTACAACTGTAAACCCAACGCAACACAACCAACCGAATCAAActgacgacaacaacaactggAACTACACTTTGTTTCAAAGAGAAAGTTTTAAATATAAGCGCGCCTTTCTTCGCATTGAAACAAAAATGTACCTACAAATGcatacacaacaacaacaaccacaacatcaTAGTACGATATGGCAAAGGACAACAAAACCATGGAGGCATACACTTTGGCTTTGCCTTGCTTGCATTACTAGAAATGGTAGTTCGTAAGTACTCACTTGCTCTCGCATACACAAGGGGAGCAGCACAAATACGAACATACGTTTGTAGCGGCAACCCATGTTAGAATATTGTCAATGCTGGCATTTCGTTTGCATTCTCTAAAGATTtactcacacacatacacaaccaCACATCACTAATGGTGGGGCGAAAAGTTCTATGCACCACAAATAATGTGACCCTCAAGCTTCTTATTAACAAGCCAAACATCATGAAGCTTGTGCAAGAGGAGTTGTATCATCGTCTgctcttcctctctctctctttcattTCAACATTTGGGTTCAGTTTTGGGGATGTTGATGCTTGGCTCTCATTCTcattctctctttctctctactCGGCCCCATAGAGATTGAGAGAACTTAATACAGAGTGATGGAAAAAGCGTACGCAGTGACAAGAGGATAACCTTATGACTAGGGTTGCCCTCCTTTGAACTTTCTAAAGAAAATAGCAGTCATAAAACATATTGATTGTTTAAGCAggttaataaaattcaaaagtgttatgaattaaaaattaaaagaaatacaTATTAATGAAAGCGccaagaaaaaaatgaaatttgtaatttgatttttttaattatttaattttttatgcttTACTTAAtctcattttaaaaaattaatgtttttttatatttttattattgaatttaaattttatttttgtacccaccacttaggccggatgtcgggaggcttaaacaacaccctataccaaatttaagcgaaatcggataataaatttggtttttataggcttcaggccttaatcggcagatcagtctatatggcagctatatctaaatatactccgatctaaaccatatttgggttggatgccGGGAAACAACACAGTATATCAAAATTatgcgaaatcgggaaataaatccGGAtattttgggcttcagacccttaaacggcagattggtctatcaTTTGAATCGGTTAatgaacagatatagcccccatataaaccaatgccccgatttgatttcttaagcccccagaagcctcaatttgcattcgatttggaacaaagacttgagttataacttccaacatccatgtgaagtatgattcaaatcggtcgataaacagatataccctccatataaaccgatcccgtaattgaattcttgagctgtaagaagcctcaattcgaacacgtaaagcaggcagcttgaaattttgcacagataatacttttgatgtaggtcgttggggattgcaaatgggccatatcggttcagatttagatataactcccatataaaccgatctcctgatttgacttcttgagcccctggaagtcgaaaTTGGCTGTCCGatctagctgaaattttgcacgtagtgttttgttatgacttccaacaactatgctaagtacggtccaaatcgttctataacctgatatagctcccatataagccgaactcccgatttgacttcatgagcccttacatgccgtaatttttgtccgatttggtcgaaattttgcaggcggtgttcagttatgacttccaacaattgtgccaaatgcGGTTCAGATTAgtctataatatgatatagctcccatataaaacgatctcccgattagacttcttgagcttttacaagatgtaatttttgtccgatttggccgaaattttgcatgtagtgttctattatgatttttaacaactgtgcctagtacggactaaatcggcctataacgtgatgtagctcccatgtaaaccgatctcccgattttactgcttgagcccctggaagccgaattggctgtccgatgtggctgaaattttgcacgtagtgttttgttatgactcccaacaactgtgctaagtacggtccaaatcggtctataatccgatatagctcccatacaaacctatatcccgatttgatttcgtaagtccttacaagccgcaatttttgtctgatttggttgaaattttgcatgccgtgttctgttatgatttccaacaactgtgtctagtacagtccaaattggtctataacctgatatagctcccatataaattgatctcttggctgaaattttacatgtagttttctgttaatactcccaacaactttgctaagtacggCGAAtcgtattttttaaccgataaccatctcctgctgatgatttttcttggtcgaaaataaaatcgcgatacaggaaaCCAGTTAAATGCTtccagcaacaacacactttttgctgaccTTTAAATGTGTTTTGTGCTATAATATTTTtcacgtttttttttcatacaaaacTCTTTGCGTATGGGCAGGGAGAAATATCACaaaattatcaaattttttatttcaaattaattttttccataattttttaaatttttttgtttttttttatttttagttttatttttatttttaattttttttggatttattttttgtttaattttattggattttctcaatttaaattatttattgaaaagtttttaattgatttttttgttaacaTATTTGGTTTGCTGCCTGCCTATAGACAGTTATATCACAAAATCACCATATTTGGCAACCCTGCCCAATGCTGCCTTAGTATTACTATACTCTTATCTCCGAGTATTTTCACAAAAAACCCACACACATTTACGGCTCAATGAATGTCTATTGTCCAGTAATAAATAATGGGATTCGCTTTGTTTACTCAAGTAACCATTTCCCTCCTGCTTCCCTAAACAATGTTGGCAATCATAAATTGCAATAGAATTTGTACATTTAATAGTAATGAGGATGCCCACAGTTGTACGATaagtgtttgtttgcttgttgctATAACTCGCAATGGGGCTGATACCGTTGTTCTCTCTTAAGTCTCTGACTGAGGCAGAGgtagagagagagtgagagagagagaggcaaAGTAAGGTATGGTCCCATAAGAGGATAGGAGAGACTACTATGGAGTACACAAAACTCAAGCCAAAGAAATGAACAACGAaaccaacatcaacaaaaaaaaaagcaatttaAAAAGGACTCTATaaccaaaacaatttttaaatgttaACACCAAGTCGCAAATACAAATTGTTCAAACAAAGAATTAGTTGTGGCAGTGAGtatgagagtgagagagagaggcaAAGTGCATGAGAATGAGGAAAAGTAGTTAAAAATGTGACAGAGAGCCTTTATTTGCTTgctagacagacggaaggataagTAGTGTGTGTGCTGCTGCACATACTTTGAggcttttgtttatatttttattgctcttgttgttgttgttgtcgtcctCCTCATGGATGCTGCTGCGTTATCCTCTATTCTGGCTTACTACTTAGAGGATTTCACAAATGTTGTGTACCACCACGAAGTCTATTCTtcacaggcaaaaaaaaaaaacaaaagacacaAAGCCACAGAAACTGTAAAAACCATTACAATATCCGGCTAAGCAAGCCAAACAACAATAAGCAATGAAAATAATGCCTTAGTCTTACAAAAGGATATGCGTCGCTTGCTTTGTTTAATCGTACTTCCTCTTTCGCGCACTTTATTTATAGACATAGACACGCGGCCCAGGATTTAGTTAAGAAAAATCGATCATTTAGCAGCATTAAgtggataatgatgatgatgatggtggtgacaATGGCCGCCGGCGGCGATGGTGTTCGTGGTGGTGTTGCCAATGTTGTCTTAGCCAAGATAAAGGACATTAAGAAAATCTATACACTGGGGTATAAAGGAAACAAGGGAAACaatagcccataaaaggtacattgaTCAGAAGTTGCTGGTTGACTACTGTAGATGCTTTAGTCAACAAAATTTGCTTAAGGCTAACAACCACGCCTCTTTTTCCAGCACCCAACACACCATGACGAAAATTCCCTAATGACAATGTGTTATAACCCTGAGAGCGAGTATCAACGGGACTTGTGATGAGATGCTTAACAATGCgctattgaatgaaatttccaaaaaaaacacacacaaaaatctCCATTGTCCTTGTCATCGGTGCCTGGATCTCTTCCCAACTGAGAATCGATAAAGGAATGCAAGCAAAACAAATAACAAGTTCTCCTCCCCACACCAAACGAAACGAATGCAGTTGAGTGCAGCCAAAAATCCATGAAAGCAGGAGCACATCCTTTCACAAAATTTGTATGCCCAAAAATGCATTGTTGTGCATTGAAAAGCCAAAGAAAGGCagtgagagagaaagagaggccAAATGCCATGGCAGCATAACTGGGAAACGCATGGGTGGCCAATAATCAATTGGTGCAACATTCAAAAATTGACTAAGCCCTCTTCGCCCACTGCTATCGGgggaaaaaacagaaaaaactgGTACTGGTTAAATGTGGAATCCAATTATTGCTACATGTACACGAAAATTGTGAAGCTAGAAAAGCATGCATGAAAATTTCCCGCAAGATGCTTAAAGACGTAATCTAGTAATTCACTTAAAATGgtagaccatcaaaaaaattggtaaaatgttgaaacaaaaaataaaaaaagtaatttttaacaatttcaaaaaaaatttaagagtttttttaaatttaatttaatgttgaGTCGACCACAGCTCTGAGGTTAGAATGTTCGCCTTTGACGCTGCACtccagggttcaaatcccggcgaaaAAAAAATCTCGAACAAAATTCTAGCGGTGGTAATGctctcctagtgctggcgacactttAAAGGTATTCAGTTTAGGTAATCAGCCGGGTAAACTTCCCCAATACCTGGTGCCGCTTTGCGGCAAGTTGTTCGAACTCAGCATTGAGCTTAACCATGATTGAAtggcactcatcgatatgagagaagtattcccgctGTTCCTTTATgtaatgttcataggcaaatttgttcataatgttgaaattgtatttctatagaaataaattaattttcatttaaaataaattaagttaaatttttgccaatatttttattattttgttttaatttttttctataaaaataaattaattttcacttataataaattaagttaaatttttgccaatattatttttattattttgttttaatttttttattttttaaatttttgttttaatttttttttgaatttttttttttaatttgtttttataattatatattttttaattttgtatttttttaattgaaatatttttttatcgtaatatttttattgttgtaaaaaattaaaaattttattttttttttaattgtaatgtttaatttttttttgctttcaatatttatttattatttctttagttttaataatatacattttttttaattcaattttctgtattttattttaatattgagtattttagtttttatttagtttttttttaaatttctatataCAAAAGAAACGCGTGATTCGAGTGACAGACTGATCACTGCCCGGCCCAAACGGCTGAAGtcagaatcatgaaattttgcacgaatgttggtcctGGCTAAGGCTAGgtttggctcagatttggatatagctcccatataaaacgatctcccgatttgacttcttcagtccttacaagccgccatttttgtccgatttggtttaaatttgcatgcggtgttttattacgacttccaacaactgtgccacatacggtccacatcagtctatagcctgatatagttccaatataaaccggtctctcgatcatcggttcctagaagctttaatttttggcatATAGACTGACTTCTAGGTttaaggtcttagtcccataaaaggcgcattttttgtccgatttcgccgaaattggggacattgggttgtgttagaaccctcgatatctttctgcaatttggcccagatcggtccggtagctgccatatagaccgatctctagatttaaggtcttgggcccataaaaggcgcaattattgttcgatttcgccaaaaatttggacagggagttgtgactcagatcggtccattttggatatagctgccatatagacaaatctctcgatttaaggtcttgggcccataaaaggcgcgtttaacCCAAGttgggggtatccaaagttcggttaacgcctttttacttgttttaattgcttttttgaatttttacataaatttttttaatttttattttctgttttctttctaattttttatttcctccaccataggttgggggtatactaatttcgtcattctgtttgcaactcctcgaaatattcgtctaagaccccataaagtatatatattattgttcCCTGTTTCAAAAGTAAAGCGTACTCTAcatttttgcttaatttttttaattctgttttatttttttatatttttttacttttttttaatttttttattattttttttttaatttttttttaaattgttttttaaattgttttttaaattgttttttaaattttttgttaaatttgtttttaaaaatttttttaattcttttttatttttttatcctttttaattttttttttaatttttttaaatttttttttttatttttttttttaattttttttttaatttgtttttaatttttaatttttttaaatctttattttattttacaattttttttatttttttatttttttttatttttttttttaatttttttttaaaatttttttttttaattttttttaaattggtttttaatttttttttttttaatttttcattttttttaatatttgttgtttattattttaattcttattttttagttctttatttttttcttattttcttaattaagtttttttcttaattttttaatttaactcctaatattttatttttatgtttttatattttttgtaaatttttcaatgtcctttatatttttaatttttttttaatattttatataaagcaaaaaatatatgcttgatttttttataattttcttatttttttaaacaaatattttgtaattttttttacttttatttcaattcatgtgttaaattccttttattctttaaatttgtttacattttttaggtatttttgttttgtttttattaattgtccattttttattttatttactttttttaattcttaatttcttagtttttagttttagttcttaaatttttttctttaactcttatttttttaaacttccgTTTAATGTCCATACatttaagtttttatattttttgtaaatttttccaaaattcataaaatcttgATGTTGCTTAAACACCAAAAATCCCCCACTTACTTGTCGACATCACAATTCAACGGATTTACAAAGTGTCGAATTTTTTTCCTTCTTGTGCTTTATTAAGAGGTCAATCATAGTGCTGAACCCAAAATGCTCCTTCTAAGCATTTCACAATATTTTAACTTGATCACTGGACTTTGAACGGTTGCCCCCTAAAACCACTTGACCCCCATTGACTTGAGTTTAGGCCACATTAGGGTCATCATCACATGCATAGACCACCAAGAGTTCAGGCAACAAAAATTTGTTCCTGGTCTTGCACCtcgtttatattttttcttgtattttttCTCGGGTCTAGTCGTTTGGTCGGTCTGTCGTAGGttatgcttgttgttgttgttgtttttggttgaTGCTAAACTATTGTTGGCCTAACCAACAGAGTCAACCATATTGCTATTAGTACTCTAGCGCTTGGCCCCAAAAGTGCCACTGAGCCAACCGCCCGCCCCCTGCTCTTTTGGCACTCAACATtctaactttcaacatccatgtatCCTGTTGTTGTATGGTTGTCGGTCTGtttggtggtgttggtggttaGGTGACAGTTGGGGAACATTGCATATTGTGTTGTGGTGGAAGTGCCAagtttgcacacacacacacacacacacacacacacatacacacccacAAACACAAACCAAGAATTATTGAAACAAAAAGTATTCGTGCCTGTATACATACGCACTTGGTAATTATGGAGCTATGGTGGgtaactttttgttgttgtgcttcgTTGCATCCATCAGCATTGAGGTTTTTGagtattttctttgttttcccCAACTCTCACTCACACTTGTGGTTGCAACGAGAGGATTATTACATTTTTTCACCCAGAGAACGAACAAACGAACGAGAGTAACAAAAGACTGGCACTGGAGATTCCCTTAATTCACTTTACTGAGAGATACCAAACAgtgaaaactataaaaaaaaactaccatCTCCAACAATGATGTGCAACAGAGTGCAATGCTATGCAGTTCACATCATGCACACAGCCATGTATAACTGACACTTACATGGCCGGAAAAGGAAGCTAACACACACTTTGCTGGCAGCTTTAACATTTGCCAAAGTTCAAAATAGTTCAATACCATGTCCCAGCATGCCAAAAATGAAGTGGGGCCCCGAGCGCTTTAAGGTCTGTATACTTGGACTTTCTTCaacttttttttcgttttatatgattttgttgttgctctTCCGTACTTGCTACGAATGCATTACAAGAAGGCTGTAGTTTCTCTGAGAGCAAGCGGAGAGACTAAGAGCATGGAGCATGAGTAGAAAAGAGAGGGTTACCAGGGTCGTTAAGAAATTAAACTAATCGGTTCTTTATGATAAGAAATGAATTTTAAAGCACTTGAAACACAATTAAAGACAAAatacaaatgaaaattaaaattaaaaaaagtttctgtagaaacaattttttttgcttaCTTGTCAGTTATACGACAATACTGACAATTTTCGCCTCCCCGAATAATTTTCCCAATTTTAACTGAGTTTTTTGTAGCTGACGATATTCGAGTCATTGACGAAATTTATTTCC
The genomic region above belongs to Stomoxys calcitrans chromosome 5, idStoCalc2.1, whole genome shotgun sequence and contains:
- the LOC106082549 gene encoding uncharacterized protein LOC106082549, coding for MYLQMHTQQQQPQHHSTIWQRTTKPWRHTLWLCLACITRNGSSHRHAAQDLVKKNRSFSSIKWIMMMMMVVTMAAGGDGVRGGVANVVLAKIKDIKKIYTLGYKGNKGNNSP